The following are encoded together in the Microbacterium hatanonis genome:
- a CDS encoding ABC transporter substrate-binding protein has protein sequence MPRRATLATAALFVTGALILAGCSSSPSPAPTSVGAPDPDATLTIAATLEPSNLDIRHTSGAALDQALIDNVYEGIVSRDQDNNVVPKLASAYEVSDDGLTYTFTLQDGVTFHDGSALTADDVVTSLTTAKDDPTVQGNSALAGVTSITSPDAATVVVTLAEPNSDFLFSLTGRAGLVVRAGDTTDLQTKANGTGPFTVSQWAQGQSLTLDRADAYWGEQAGVAEVVIDYIPDRTAAANAALADEVDVTLELDPEFRSQIEDSGLFTIETGQTTDKGTLAFNNAAPPLNDPKVREALRLAIDHDGLVEAIGGVGSPLYGPIPELDPGYEDLSDLVPFDPERAKELLTEAGQEDLELTLTIPNIYDATIPTYLVSAFNDIGVTLTVESVEFSVWLQDVYTNKDYELSFVRHVEARDFSNWTDPDYYFGYDNPEVQSLYAEAVASVDEEEADTLLAEAARIVSEDDAADWLFVATPLAAVSTQVADFPKNSLNVRLPLAGVTVSSE, from the coding sequence ATGCCCCGCCGCGCCACCCTCGCCACCGCCGCCCTCTTCGTCACGGGGGCCCTGATCCTCGCGGGCTGCTCCAGCTCGCCGTCCCCGGCACCGACATCTGTCGGCGCCCCCGACCCCGACGCGACCCTCACGATCGCCGCGACGCTCGAGCCGTCGAACCTCGACATCCGCCACACCTCCGGTGCGGCCCTCGACCAGGCGCTCATCGACAACGTCTACGAGGGGATCGTCTCCCGCGATCAGGACAATAACGTCGTCCCGAAGCTCGCGAGCGCCTACGAGGTCTCCGACGACGGACTGACCTACACGTTCACCCTGCAGGACGGCGTGACCTTCCACGACGGCAGCGCCCTCACCGCCGACGACGTCGTCACCTCGCTCACCACGGCGAAGGACGACCCGACCGTCCAGGGCAACTCCGCCCTCGCGGGCGTGACCTCGATCACCTCCCCCGACGCCGCGACCGTCGTGGTGACGCTCGCCGAGCCGAACAGCGACTTCCTCTTCTCCCTCACCGGGCGTGCCGGTCTCGTCGTCCGAGCCGGTGACACCACCGACCTGCAGACCAAGGCGAACGGCACCGGCCCCTTCACCGTCTCCCAGTGGGCGCAGGGGCAGAGCCTGACCCTCGACCGGGCGGACGCCTACTGGGGCGAGCAGGCGGGCGTCGCCGAGGTCGTCATCGACTACATCCCCGACCGCACGGCCGCGGCCAACGCCGCCCTCGCGGACGAGGTCGACGTCACCCTCGAGCTCGACCCCGAGTTCCGCTCCCAGATCGAGGACAGCGGCCTCTTCACGATCGAGACCGGGCAGACCACCGACAAGGGCACGCTGGCGTTCAACAACGCCGCTCCCCCGCTGAACGACCCGAAGGTGCGCGAAGCGCTCCGCCTCGCGATCGATCACGACGGACTCGTCGAGGCCATCGGCGGCGTCGGCTCGCCGCTCTACGGCCCGATCCCCGAGCTCGACCCGGGCTACGAGGACCTGTCCGACCTCGTCCCGTTCGACCCCGAGCGCGCGAAGGAACTCCTGACGGAGGCCGGCCAGGAGGATCTCGAACTGACGCTCACGATCCCGAACATCTACGACGCGACCATTCCGACCTACCTCGTGTCGGCGTTCAACGACATCGGTGTGACGCTCACGGTCGAATCGGTCGAGTTCTCCGTCTGGCTGCAGGACGTCTACACGAACAAGGACTACGAACTCAGCTTCGTCCGTCACGTCGAGGCCCGCGACTTCTCGAACTGGACCGATCCCGACTACTACTTCGGGTACGACAACCCCGAGGTGCAGTCGCTCTACGCCGAGGCCGTCGCATCGGTGGACGAGGAAGAGGCCGACACCCTCCTCGCCGAGGCCGCGCGGATCGTGTCGGAGGACGACGCGGCCGACTGGCTCTTCGTGGCCACCCCGCTGGCTGCGGTGAGCACGCAGGTCGCCGACTTCCCGAAGAACTCGTTGAACGTGCGGCTTCCGTTGGCCGGCGTCACGGTCTCGTCCGAGTGA
- a CDS encoding ABC transporter permease, translating to MMRYAVTRMVLLLAGLLVASVLIFLTLRVLPGDVAAVIGGTTSSPEQVAAIREGLGLDRPLATQYTDWIGGLLRGDLGTSLLTGAPVADELASKAQVTVPLGVLSLLIALAFSIPLGVAAALRRGRADGTALSVAAQSLAAVPVVWAGLMLVVVFAVWLGWLPAQGFPRNGWADPDAAIRSLILPALTIGVVEGAMLMRFVRSATLQAIDQDYVRTAAAKGLTRTRALIRHGLPNVALSVITVLGLQVAGIVVGAVIIEQLFSLPGIGRMLVTDVGQRDLPKVQSELLALTGFVLVIGFVVDLVQRLIDPRQREAV from the coding sequence GTGATGCGCTACGCGGTGACGAGGATGGTCCTGCTCCTGGCAGGCCTCCTCGTCGCCAGCGTGCTCATCTTCCTGACGCTCCGCGTTCTCCCCGGCGACGTCGCGGCGGTGATCGGCGGTACCACGTCGTCGCCCGAACAGGTCGCAGCCATCCGCGAGGGCCTGGGACTCGACCGCCCGCTCGCGACGCAGTACACCGACTGGATCGGCGGACTCCTCCGCGGCGACCTCGGCACCTCGTTGCTGACCGGCGCCCCGGTCGCCGACGAACTCGCGTCGAAGGCGCAGGTCACCGTGCCGCTGGGCGTGCTGTCGCTGCTGATCGCCCTGGCCTTCAGCATCCCGCTCGGCGTCGCCGCGGCGCTGCGCCGCGGCCGTGCAGACGGCACCGCGCTGAGCGTGGCGGCGCAGTCCCTCGCGGCCGTGCCCGTGGTCTGGGCGGGCCTCATGCTCGTCGTGGTGTTCGCGGTCTGGCTCGGCTGGCTGCCCGCGCAGGGCTTCCCCCGCAACGGCTGGGCCGACCCCGACGCGGCGATCCGTTCGCTGATCCTCCCGGCTCTCACGATCGGCGTGGTGGAGGGGGCGATGCTGATGCGCTTCGTCCGCAGCGCCACGCTGCAGGCGATCGACCAGGACTACGTGCGCACGGCCGCCGCGAAAGGACTCACCCGCACCCGGGCACTCATACGCCACGGGCTCCCCAACGTCGCGCTGTCGGTCATCACCGTCCTCGGTCTGCAGGTCGCCGGAATCGTGGTCGGCGCCGTCATCATCGAGCAGCTGTTCTCCCTTCCGGGCATCGGACGGATGCTGGTCACCGACGTCGGTCAGCGGGACCTCCCGAAAGTGCAGAGCGAGCTGCTCGCGCTGACCGGCTTCGTGCTCGTCATCGGGTTCGTCGTCGATCTCGTGCAGCGGCTGATCGACCCTCGACAGCGGGAGGCGGTATGA
- a CDS encoding ABC transporter permease, with amino-acid sequence MSTTRPAARRAWLGRLWALGTGRFGLVVVAVVVATAIVAVFWTPFPPQQVDIAARWSSPGWPHLLGTDDTGRDILSLLMAGARTTLMVSIGAGVVATLLGIALAALGALTTRWVRETVAVLIDILVAFPVLIIAMMITAVWGGSLGVVIWAVGIGFGVNIARVTRAELRRVLHSEFVLAGRASGLSPAQNLWRHLLPNVAPVFIVQLSWAMAVAVLAEAGLSYLGFGAPLTEPSWGVLLEQLQRYVSVYPLTVVWPGLAITVTVLGLNLLGDGLREATDPTLSRRTAASRVHVPEVVS; translated from the coding sequence ATGAGCACGACGAGACCCGCCGCGCGCCGTGCCTGGCTCGGCCGCCTCTGGGCGCTCGGCACCGGGCGATTCGGCCTCGTCGTCGTGGCCGTGGTCGTCGCCACGGCGATCGTCGCCGTCTTCTGGACCCCCTTCCCTCCGCAGCAGGTCGACATCGCCGCCCGTTGGTCGTCTCCCGGTTGGCCGCACCTGCTCGGCACCGACGACACCGGGCGCGACATCCTGAGCCTGCTGATGGCCGGCGCGCGCACCACGCTGATGGTCTCCATCGGGGCGGGCGTCGTCGCGACCCTGCTGGGCATCGCGTTGGCCGCGCTGGGCGCCCTGACGACCCGATGGGTGCGCGAGACGGTGGCCGTGCTGATCGACATCCTCGTCGCCTTCCCCGTGCTGATCATCGCGATGATGATCACCGCCGTCTGGGGCGGCTCCCTCGGTGTGGTGATCTGGGCCGTCGGCATCGGGTTCGGGGTCAACATCGCCCGCGTCACGCGCGCGGAGCTGCGCCGGGTGCTCCACAGCGAGTTCGTACTGGCCGGTCGCGCCAGCGGCCTCTCCCCGGCGCAGAACCTCTGGCGGCACCTGCTCCCGAACGTGGCGCCCGTCTTCATCGTGCAGCTGTCGTGGGCGATGGCGGTCGCCGTCCTCGCCGAGGCCGGGCTGTCGTACCTCGGGTTCGGCGCACCGCTCACCGAGCCGTCGTGGGGCGTGCTGCTCGAGCAGCTGCAGCGGTACGTGTCGGTCTACCCGTTGACCGTGGTGTGGCCGGGACTTGCGATCACCGTGACCGTGCTCGGCCTCAACCTCCTCGGCGACGGGCTGCGCGAGGCCACCGATCCGACGCTGTCGCGGCGCACCGCCGCATCCCGCGTGCACGTCCCGGAGGTGGTCTCGTGA
- a CDS encoding ATP-binding cassette domain-containing protein gives MTLEVRDLTVEIGGRRAVDGVSFDVPDGGRLGLIGESGSGKSLTALAILGLLPDGATAAGSIRWDGREILGLPDRELARLRGDEIGVVFQEPQTALNPIRTVGRQIGESLRIHEGLSRADARRRAIDEAERVALPDPATIVTRYPHQLSGGQRQRVAIAMALACRPRLLIADEPTTALDVTIQAGILSLLADLVRDAGMSLVFITHDLAVLAQVATTAVVLEHGRVVEAGEVSQLLEAPASPVTRGLVRDARATLWRPEGRS, from the coding sequence GTGACTCTCGAGGTGCGCGACCTCACGGTCGAGATCGGCGGCCGTCGGGCTGTCGACGGAGTGTCGTTCGACGTTCCCGACGGCGGTCGCCTCGGGCTGATCGGGGAGTCGGGGTCGGGAAAGTCGCTGACCGCGCTCGCGATCCTCGGGCTCCTGCCCGACGGGGCGACGGCTGCCGGGAGCATCCGCTGGGACGGTCGCGAGATCCTGGGGCTCCCCGACCGCGAACTGGCCCGGCTCCGAGGCGATGAGATCGGCGTCGTGTTCCAGGAACCGCAGACCGCGCTCAATCCCATCCGCACGGTGGGCCGGCAGATCGGCGAGTCGCTCCGCATCCACGAAGGGCTCTCCCGCGCCGACGCCCGGCGGCGGGCGATCGACGAAGCGGAGAGAGTTGCCCTCCCCGACCCCGCGACGATCGTGACCCGCTACCCGCACCAGCTCTCGGGCGGCCAGCGCCAGCGCGTCGCGATCGCCATGGCCCTGGCCTGCCGGCCGCGGCTGCTCATCGCCGACGAACCCACCACGGCTCTCGACGTGACGATCCAGGCGGGCATCCTCTCCCTCCTCGCAGACCTCGTCCGCGATGCGGGCATGTCGCTCGTGTTCATCACGCACGACCTGGCGGTACTCGCGCAGGTCGCCACGACAGCGGTGGTCCTCGAGCACGGGCGCGTCGTCGAAGCGGGTGAGGTGTCGCAGCTGCTCGAGGCGCCGGCGTCACCCGTCACCCGCGGCCTCGTCCGCGACGCGCGTGCGACGCTCTGGCGCCCGGAGGGCCGGTCATGA
- a CDS encoding ABC transporter ATP-binding protein has translation MSEILLRARGLTRRYTAPRRTLFAPRVVTTALDAVDLDVTAGSAVGVIGESGSGKSTLVRLLLALDTPTDGTVELDGREVDARQSARSLHWLRRQTGIVFQDPYASLDPRMSVGRIVGEPLWALDVAGDRRARVREVLEQVGLEAGMADRFPHEFSGGQRQRIAIARAIVHRPTLLVGDEPLSALDVTVRAQILRLLAELRADAGLTLLLVSHDLGVVQNLCDEVVVMKDARIVERGRTESVLQHPTSAYTRSLLDAIPTLPQP, from the coding sequence ATGAGCGAGATCCTGCTGCGCGCTCGCGGACTCACGCGCCGCTACACGGCACCGCGTCGCACCCTGTTCGCGCCGCGGGTCGTCACGACGGCTCTCGACGCGGTCGACCTCGACGTGACGGCGGGATCGGCCGTCGGCGTCATCGGTGAATCGGGGTCGGGCAAGTCCACTCTCGTGCGGCTGCTCCTGGCCCTCGACACCCCCACCGACGGAACGGTCGAACTGGACGGCCGTGAGGTGGACGCCCGGCAGAGCGCGCGGTCGCTCCACTGGCTGCGACGACAGACGGGCATCGTCTTCCAGGACCCCTACGCCTCGCTCGATCCGCGCATGAGCGTCGGGCGGATCGTCGGCGAGCCGCTGTGGGCGCTGGACGTCGCGGGCGACAGACGTGCTCGCGTCCGCGAGGTGCTCGAGCAGGTCGGCCTCGAAGCGGGCATGGCCGACCGCTTCCCCCACGAGTTCTCCGGCGGTCAGCGTCAGCGCATCGCCATCGCCCGGGCCATCGTGCACCGGCCGACCCTGCTCGTCGGCGACGAGCCGCTGTCGGCGCTCGACGTCACCGTGCGCGCTCAGATCCTGCGGCTCCTCGCCGAGCTGCGCGCCGACGCGGGGCTCACCCTCCTGCTGGTCTCCCACGACCTCGGCGTCGTGCAGAACCTGTGCGACGAGGTCGTCGTGATGAAGGATGCACGCATCGTCGAGCGAGGACGCACCGAATCGGTGCTGCAGCATCCGACCTCCGCGTACACGCGGTCGCTGCTCGACGCGATCCCGACGCTCCCCCAGCCGTAA
- a CDS encoding M4 family metallopeptidase: MSPAIIPPFLLDRLAETDHPRFARAAAAARATLAVGRPDRPVRARLRLSIDESGTLVAEAAPGPDRVVFDAGNTERLPGAIVRSEDDPATGDAAADEAFDGLGATFDFFWDAFSRDGIDASGGALLATVHFGEDYDNAFWNGERMVFGDGDGEVFTGFTRSLSVIAHELAHGVTEAEGGLEYQGQSGAINESLSDVFGVLAEQHHLGQTADRATWLVGQGIFSDEVQGDALRSLKEPGTAYDDDVLGRDPQPGHMRDYVETTDDNGGVHINSGIPNKAFYLTATALGGRAWERAGLVWYRTLTGGALSSTADFSEFARATIATATAEYGEESEEVAAVRAGWTGVGVIEDAASD, encoded by the coding sequence ATGTCCCCCGCGATCATCCCCCCGTTCTTGCTCGATCGGCTCGCCGAAACCGATCATCCCCGCTTCGCCCGCGCTGCGGCAGCCGCACGGGCGACCCTCGCGGTCGGGCGTCCCGACCGTCCCGTGCGCGCGCGTCTGCGACTGTCGATCGACGAATCCGGAACCCTGGTCGCCGAGGCCGCCCCGGGTCCTGACCGCGTCGTGTTCGATGCCGGCAACACCGAGCGGCTTCCGGGAGCGATCGTGCGGTCCGAAGACGATCCGGCCACCGGCGACGCGGCAGCCGACGAAGCCTTCGACGGCCTCGGCGCCACCTTCGACTTCTTCTGGGACGCTTTCTCGAGAGACGGGATCGACGCCAGCGGCGGCGCCCTGCTGGCGACGGTGCACTTCGGCGAGGACTACGACAACGCGTTCTGGAACGGCGAGCGCATGGTCTTCGGCGACGGCGACGGCGAGGTGTTCACCGGCTTCACACGGTCGTTGAGCGTCATCGCGCACGAGCTCGCGCACGGGGTGACCGAGGCGGAGGGCGGCCTGGAGTACCAGGGGCAGTCGGGGGCGATCAACGAATCGCTGTCCGACGTGTTCGGCGTGCTGGCCGAGCAGCACCATCTCGGTCAGACCGCCGACAGGGCGACCTGGCTCGTCGGCCAGGGCATCTTCAGCGACGAGGTGCAGGGTGACGCCCTGCGTTCGCTGAAAGAGCCCGGCACGGCCTACGACGACGACGTGCTCGGCAGAGACCCGCAGCCCGGCCACATGCGCGACTACGTCGAGACGACCGACGACAACGGCGGGGTGCACATCAACTCGGGCATCCCGAACAAGGCGTTCTATCTCACGGCGACCGCTCTCGGCGGGCGCGCCTGGGAGCGCGCGGGACTGGTGTGGTACCGCACTCTCACGGGCGGCGCGCTGTCGTCGACCGCCGACTTCTCCGAGTTCGCACGAGCGACGATCGCGACGGCGACGGCGGAGTACGGTGAGGAGTCGGAGGAGGTCGCCGCCGTCCGGGCCGGGTGGACCGGGGTCGGCGTCATCGAGGATGCAGCGAGCGACTGA
- a CDS encoding protealysin inhibitor emfourin — protein sequence MVVTVVRSGGIAGLRREWRAEPAPDAVDRWTALIDGCPWDDPPAAEPGADRYQWSIRARRDDSPVREARIGDGHLAGPWRTLVDEVRAESRPRRPDRAR from the coding sequence GTGGTCGTCACCGTCGTGCGATCCGGCGGGATCGCCGGGCTGCGGCGGGAGTGGCGGGCAGAGCCGGCGCCCGACGCGGTCGATCGGTGGACCGCGCTGATCGACGGGTGCCCGTGGGACGACCCGCCTGCCGCGGAGCCCGGGGCCGATCGGTACCAGTGGAGCATCCGCGCGCGCCGAGACGACTCCCCTGTGCGCGAGGCACGCATCGGCGATGGCCACCTCGCCGGGCCATGGCGCACGCTCGTCGACGAGGTGCGCGCCGAGTCCCGCCCCCGTCGCCCCGATCGCGCGCGCTGA
- a CDS encoding GNAT family N-acetyltransferase has translation MLEDEYDKSRRRLPWHLRRAPEPERPFTYEIRPVRESDIPDIREIYNYYVTNSMVTFDEKRWTLAQWREKYAYLQKLGMPFLVAQSPSGQILGYALLQPWKSKSAYRYTVENSIYLGQAAAGKGLGRALMEAVIAAAQEAGIREIVAAISDRGAEASIALHQKLGFVEVGRMGRVGFKFGRWLGVVYLQLSVPKVKKKRLFG, from the coding sequence ATGCTGGAAGACGAATACGACAAGAGCCGTCGGCGTCTTCCCTGGCATCTGCGCCGCGCGCCCGAGCCGGAACGCCCCTTCACCTACGAGATCCGGCCGGTGCGCGAGAGCGACATCCCCGACATCCGCGAGATCTACAACTACTACGTGACGAACTCGATGGTCACGTTCGACGAGAAGCGCTGGACCCTCGCGCAGTGGCGTGAGAAGTACGCCTACCTCCAGAAGCTCGGCATGCCGTTCCTGGTCGCGCAGTCGCCGTCGGGCCAGATCCTCGGATACGCGCTGCTGCAGCCGTGGAAGAGCAAGTCCGCCTATCGCTACACGGTCGAGAACTCGATCTACCTCGGGCAGGCGGCCGCGGGCAAGGGGCTCGGGCGTGCGCTGATGGAGGCCGTCATCGCCGCCGCGCAGGAAGCCGGGATCCGCGAGATCGTTGCGGCCATCAGCGACCGGGGAGCCGAGGCGTCGATCGCCCTGCACCAGAAGCTCGGGTTCGTCGAGGTCGGCCGGATGGGCCGGGTCGGTTTCAAGTTCGGTCGATGGCTGGGCGTGGTCTACCTGCAGCTGAGCGTGCCGAAGGTGAAGAAGAAGCGCCTCTTCGGCTGA
- a CDS encoding uracil-DNA glycosylase: MAMTLPELSAAGLLDDGWAAALEPVADDIAALGDRLRGEVAAGRSYLPAGENVLRAFARPRADVKVLIVGQDPYPTPGNPIGLSFAVDRHVRPIPRSLSNIYAELESDLGIPPAPHGDLSAWSDQGVMLLNRVLTVAPGDAGSHRGWGWEKVTELAIRSLVERDAPLVAILWGKDAANLRPLLGDTPIVASAHPSPLSARRGFFGSKPFSTANALLERQGATPVDWRLPA; encoded by the coding sequence GTGGCGATGACGCTGCCCGAGCTGTCGGCGGCCGGCCTCCTCGACGACGGGTGGGCCGCCGCGCTCGAACCCGTCGCCGACGACATCGCCGCGCTCGGCGACCGGCTCCGAGGCGAGGTGGCCGCGGGTCGCTCCTACCTGCCCGCGGGCGAGAACGTGCTGCGCGCCTTCGCAAGGCCGCGTGCCGACGTGAAGGTGCTGATCGTCGGGCAGGACCCGTATCCGACACCGGGCAACCCCATCGGGCTCTCGTTCGCCGTCGACCGGCACGTCCGCCCCATCCCTCGGAGCCTGTCGAACATCTACGCGGAGCTCGAGTCCGATCTCGGCATCCCGCCCGCGCCGCACGGCGACCTCTCGGCGTGGAGCGACCAGGGAGTCATGCTGCTCAACCGCGTGCTGACCGTCGCCCCCGGCGATGCGGGTTCGCACCGGGGCTGGGGATGGGAGAAGGTGACCGAGCTCGCGATCCGCAGCCTCGTGGAGCGCGATGCGCCGCTGGTGGCGATCCTGTGGGGGAAGGATGCGGCGAACCTCCGTCCTCTGCTCGGGGATACGCCGATCGTCGCCTCCGCCCATCCCTCCCCGCTGTCGGCGCGGCGCGGGTTCTTCGGATCGAAGCCCTTCTCGACGGCGAACGCGCTGCTCGAGCGGCAGGGAGCGACGCCGGTGGACTGGCGCCTGCCCGCCTGA
- a CDS encoding phosphoribosyltransferase, translated as MSDERETLTWDGFGAASRDLAREILADGFVPEVVVAIARGGLLPAGSIAYGLGVKNCGALNVEFYTGIGTVLDAPEVLRPALDTEYLGGRKVLLVDDVADSGRTLALAVKMLRERGADMRSVVIYTKPTTIIQPDYSWKETSLWIDFPWSAQGTVIEEDEA; from the coding sequence ATGAGTGATGAGCGCGAGACACTGACGTGGGACGGGTTCGGCGCCGCGTCCCGAGACCTGGCCCGCGAGATCCTCGCCGACGGATTCGTTCCCGAGGTCGTGGTGGCGATCGCCCGCGGCGGTCTGCTGCCGGCGGGATCCATCGCATACGGGCTGGGGGTCAAGAACTGCGGAGCGCTGAACGTCGAGTTCTACACCGGCATCGGAACCGTGCTCGACGCCCCCGAGGTGCTGCGCCCGGCACTCGACACCGAGTATCTCGGCGGCCGCAAAGTGCTGCTCGTCGACGACGTCGCCGACAGCGGCCGGACGCTCGCCCTCGCGGTGAAGATGTTGCGCGAGCGCGGTGCCGACATGCGCTCGGTCGTCATCTACACGAAGCCGACGACGATCATCCAGCCCGACTACTCCTGGAAGGAGACGTCGCTGTGGATCGACTTCCCGTGGTCGGCGCAGGGGACGGTCATCGAAGAGGACGAGGCCTGA